Proteins from a single region of Penaeus monodon isolate SGIC_2016 chromosome 12, NSTDA_Pmon_1, whole genome shotgun sequence:
- the LOC119579481 gene encoding uncharacterized protein LOC119579481 isoform X2 yields MAEDGSEGMEEESLCCTVCQERFSDTRTPRQLTCGHSICSPCVRGVIDNDRRCPECRRTFDATNPDDLAVNYQLLRLVRCLASGGPPQLLLDAGGVREPDAGRCEAHGSLRFFRCMSCGAWVCRDCLVLEHVGPPRGTCRVVSSSKAIAEMKEKHLQALREESAALLQAKSLSAAQITTITTIKTNLKDTIARLRATINEEELYLQSLEDRAREARAKTDELEAQEETLREMANRMTSAETTMEVTNLGVEAEEAVRQTKRLVEREKEAQAHLLMKLNSRGLQVRARTALENAREVVTSWPEVWGTQEVAGRQCWARVRLLDSLVHVHALQDTPPPASAVTVPFESLRSLLPEGNPPSVFLDLSWPGCDTARIYVRLLRDSPRGSQFFLLCSGECGPTLKDATFLPPSPGESEATLSGRVPLRKPVLGNLREEAQPAARAESRRQAEKGLVVGSYTANTFFHFFRSGRRCTFHFRLHAGGAQGDAGGAAIGTVTKGMNHLKFAVAHSRVASVKVKDTGFIAPLQA; encoded by the exons ATGGCGGAGGATGGAA gcgaaggaatggaggaggagagccTGTGCTGCACCGTGTGCCAGGAGCGCTTCTCAGACACGCGCACGCCACGCCAGCTCACCTGCGGCCACTCCATCTGCTCGCCGTGCGTCCGCGGCGTCATCGACAACGACCGGCGCTGCCCCGAGTGCCGCCGCACCTTCGACGCCACCAACCCCGACGACCTCGCCGTCAACTACCAGCTGCTGCGGCTCGTGCGGTGCCTGGCGAGCGGCGGGCCCCCGCAGTTGCTGCTGGACGCAGGCGGCGTGCGCGAGCCGGACGCGGGCCGCTGCGAGGCGCACGGCTCGCTGCGCTTCTTCCGGTGCATGAGCTGCGGCGCGTGGGTCTGCCGCGACTGCCTCGTGTTGGAGCACGTGGGGCCGCCGCGCGGCACGTGTAGGGTCGTGTCTTCGTCCAAGGCCATCgcggagatgaaggagaagcaCCTGCAGGCGCTTCGGGAGGAGTCGGCCGCCCTGCTGCAGGCCAAGAGCCTCAGCGCCGCGCagatcaccaccatcaccaccatcaagaCCAACCTGAAGGACACCATAGCGCGTCTGCGAGCCACCATCAACGAAGAGGAGCTGTACCTGCAGTCGCTGGAGGACCGCGCCAGGGAGGCCCGCGCCAAGACGGACGAGCTGGAAGCGCAGGAGGAGACGCTGCGCGAGATGGCCAACCGCATGACCTCCGCCGAGACCACCATGGAGGTCACCAACCTGGGCGTGGAGGCCGAGGAGGCCGTCCGCCAGACCAAGAGGCTggtcgagagggagaaggaggcgcaGGCGCACCTCCTCATGAAGCTCAACTCCCGCGGATTGCAGGTGCGTGCACGGACCGCCCTCGAG AACGCCCGCGAGGTGGTGACGTCCTGGCCGGAGGTGTGGGGCACGCAGGAGGTCGCAGGACGCCAGTGCTGGGCCAGGGTCCGCCTCCTCGACTCCCTGGTGCATGTCCACGCCCTGCAGGACACTCCTCCGCCCGCCTCCGCCGTCACTGTGCCT TTCGAGTCCCTGCGGTCGCTCCTGCCCGAGGGCAACCCCCCCTCCGTGTTCCTCGACCTGAGCTGGCCCGGCTGCGACACCGCCAGGATCTACGTGCGGCTGCTGCGGGACTCGCCGAGGGGCAGCCAGTTCTTCCTGCTGTGCTCGGGGGAGTGCGGGCCCACGCTGAAGGACGCGACGTTCCTGCCGCCGTCGCCGGGGGAGTCCGAGGCGACACTGTCTGGCCGGGTGCCCCTCCGGAAGCCCGTGCTGGGCAACCTTCGGGAGGAGGCGCAGCCGGCGGCGAGGGCCGAGAGCCGGCGGCAGGCGGAGAAGGGGCTGGTGGTGGGCTCCTACACGGCCAAcaccttcttccacttcttccgtAGCGGGAGGAGGTGCACCTTCCACTTCCGCCTGCACGCCGGGGGGGCGCAGGGCGACGCCGGGGGCGCTGCCATCGGCACGGTGACCAAGGGCATGAATCACCTCAAGTTCGCCGTGGCGCACAGTCGCGTCGCCAGCGTGAAGGTCAAGGACACGGGTTTCATCGCGCCCCTTCAGGCATAG
- the LOC119579481 gene encoding tripartite motif-containing protein 5-like isoform X3: protein MREQRLGVIITKREGMEEESLCCTVCQERFSDTRTPRQLTCGHSICSPCVRGVIDNDRRCPECRRTFDATNPDDLAVNYQLLRLVRCLASGGPPQLLLDAGGVREPDAGRCEAHGSLRFFRCMSCGAWVCRDCLVLEHVGPPRGTCRVVSSSKAIAEMKEKHLQALREESAALLQAKSLSAAQITTITTIKTNLKDTIARLRATINEEELYLQSLEDRAREARAKTDELEAQEETLREMANRMTSAETTMEVTNLGVEAEEAVRQTKRLVEREKEAQAHLLMKLNSRGLQNAREVVTSWPEVWGTQEVAGRQCWARVRLLDSLVHVHALQDTPPPASAVTVPFESLRSLLPEGNPPSVFLDLSWPGCDTARIYVRLLRDSPRGSQFFLLCSGECGPTLKDATFLPPSPGESEATLSGRVPLRKPVLGNLREEAQPAARAESRRQAEKGLVVGSYTANTFFHFFRSGRRCTFHFRLHAGGAQGDAGGAAIGTVTKGMNHLKFAVAHSRVASVKVKDTGFIAPLQA from the exons gcgaaggaatggaggaggagagccTGTGCTGCACCGTGTGCCAGGAGCGCTTCTCAGACACGCGCACGCCACGCCAGCTCACCTGCGGCCACTCCATCTGCTCGCCGTGCGTCCGCGGCGTCATCGACAACGACCGGCGCTGCCCCGAGTGCCGCCGCACCTTCGACGCCACCAACCCCGACGACCTCGCCGTCAACTACCAGCTGCTGCGGCTCGTGCGGTGCCTGGCGAGCGGCGGGCCCCCGCAGTTGCTGCTGGACGCAGGCGGCGTGCGCGAGCCGGACGCGGGCCGCTGCGAGGCGCACGGCTCGCTGCGCTTCTTCCGGTGCATGAGCTGCGGCGCGTGGGTCTGCCGCGACTGCCTCGTGTTGGAGCACGTGGGGCCGCCGCGCGGCACGTGTAGGGTCGTGTCTTCGTCCAAGGCCATCgcggagatgaaggagaagcaCCTGCAGGCGCTTCGGGAGGAGTCGGCCGCCCTGCTGCAGGCCAAGAGCCTCAGCGCCGCGCagatcaccaccatcaccaccatcaagaCCAACCTGAAGGACACCATAGCGCGTCTGCGAGCCACCATCAACGAAGAGGAGCTGTACCTGCAGTCGCTGGAGGACCGCGCCAGGGAGGCCCGCGCCAAGACGGACGAGCTGGAAGCGCAGGAGGAGACGCTGCGCGAGATGGCCAACCGCATGACCTCCGCCGAGACCACCATGGAGGTCACCAACCTGGGCGTGGAGGCCGAGGAGGCCGTCCGCCAGACCAAGAGGCTggtcgagagggagaaggaggcgcaGGCGCACCTCCTCATGAAGCTCAACTCCCGCGGATTGCAG AACGCCCGCGAGGTGGTGACGTCCTGGCCGGAGGTGTGGGGCACGCAGGAGGTCGCAGGACGCCAGTGCTGGGCCAGGGTCCGCCTCCTCGACTCCCTGGTGCATGTCCACGCCCTGCAGGACACTCCTCCGCCCGCCTCCGCCGTCACTGTGCCT TTCGAGTCCCTGCGGTCGCTCCTGCCCGAGGGCAACCCCCCCTCCGTGTTCCTCGACCTGAGCTGGCCCGGCTGCGACACCGCCAGGATCTACGTGCGGCTGCTGCGGGACTCGCCGAGGGGCAGCCAGTTCTTCCTGCTGTGCTCGGGGGAGTGCGGGCCCACGCTGAAGGACGCGACGTTCCTGCCGCCGTCGCCGGGGGAGTCCGAGGCGACACTGTCTGGCCGGGTGCCCCTCCGGAAGCCCGTGCTGGGCAACCTTCGGGAGGAGGCGCAGCCGGCGGCGAGGGCCGAGAGCCGGCGGCAGGCGGAGAAGGGGCTGGTGGTGGGCTCCTACACGGCCAAcaccttcttccacttcttccgtAGCGGGAGGAGGTGCACCTTCCACTTCCGCCTGCACGCCGGGGGGGCGCAGGGCGACGCCGGGGGCGCTGCCATCGGCACGGTGACCAAGGGCATGAATCACCTCAAGTTCGCCGTGGCGCACAGTCGCGTCGCCAGCGTGAAGGTCAAGGACACGGGTTTCATCGCGCCCCTTCAGGCATAG
- the LOC119579481 gene encoding uncharacterized protein LOC119579481 isoform X1: MREQRLGVIITKREGMEEESLCCTVCQERFSDTRTPRQLTCGHSICSPCVRGVIDNDRRCPECRRTFDATNPDDLAVNYQLLRLVRCLASGGPPQLLLDAGGVREPDAGRCEAHGSLRFFRCMSCGAWVCRDCLVLEHVGPPRGTCRVVSSSKAIAEMKEKHLQALREESAALLQAKSLSAAQITTITTIKTNLKDTIARLRATINEEELYLQSLEDRAREARAKTDELEAQEETLREMANRMTSAETTMEVTNLGVEAEEAVRQTKRLVEREKEAQAHLLMKLNSRGLQVRARTALENAREVVTSWPEVWGTQEVAGRQCWARVRLLDSLVHVHALQDTPPPASAVTVPFESLRSLLPEGNPPSVFLDLSWPGCDTARIYVRLLRDSPRGSQFFLLCSGECGPTLKDATFLPPSPGESEATLSGRVPLRKPVLGNLREEAQPAARAESRRQAEKGLVVGSYTANTFFHFFRSGRRCTFHFRLHAGGAQGDAGGAAIGTVTKGMNHLKFAVAHSRVASVKVKDTGFIAPLQA, encoded by the exons gcgaaggaatggaggaggagagccTGTGCTGCACCGTGTGCCAGGAGCGCTTCTCAGACACGCGCACGCCACGCCAGCTCACCTGCGGCCACTCCATCTGCTCGCCGTGCGTCCGCGGCGTCATCGACAACGACCGGCGCTGCCCCGAGTGCCGCCGCACCTTCGACGCCACCAACCCCGACGACCTCGCCGTCAACTACCAGCTGCTGCGGCTCGTGCGGTGCCTGGCGAGCGGCGGGCCCCCGCAGTTGCTGCTGGACGCAGGCGGCGTGCGCGAGCCGGACGCGGGCCGCTGCGAGGCGCACGGCTCGCTGCGCTTCTTCCGGTGCATGAGCTGCGGCGCGTGGGTCTGCCGCGACTGCCTCGTGTTGGAGCACGTGGGGCCGCCGCGCGGCACGTGTAGGGTCGTGTCTTCGTCCAAGGCCATCgcggagatgaaggagaagcaCCTGCAGGCGCTTCGGGAGGAGTCGGCCGCCCTGCTGCAGGCCAAGAGCCTCAGCGCCGCGCagatcaccaccatcaccaccatcaagaCCAACCTGAAGGACACCATAGCGCGTCTGCGAGCCACCATCAACGAAGAGGAGCTGTACCTGCAGTCGCTGGAGGACCGCGCCAGGGAGGCCCGCGCCAAGACGGACGAGCTGGAAGCGCAGGAGGAGACGCTGCGCGAGATGGCCAACCGCATGACCTCCGCCGAGACCACCATGGAGGTCACCAACCTGGGCGTGGAGGCCGAGGAGGCCGTCCGCCAGACCAAGAGGCTggtcgagagggagaaggaggcgcaGGCGCACCTCCTCATGAAGCTCAACTCCCGCGGATTGCAGGTGCGTGCACGGACCGCCCTCGAG AACGCCCGCGAGGTGGTGACGTCCTGGCCGGAGGTGTGGGGCACGCAGGAGGTCGCAGGACGCCAGTGCTGGGCCAGGGTCCGCCTCCTCGACTCCCTGGTGCATGTCCACGCCCTGCAGGACACTCCTCCGCCCGCCTCCGCCGTCACTGTGCCT TTCGAGTCCCTGCGGTCGCTCCTGCCCGAGGGCAACCCCCCCTCCGTGTTCCTCGACCTGAGCTGGCCCGGCTGCGACACCGCCAGGATCTACGTGCGGCTGCTGCGGGACTCGCCGAGGGGCAGCCAGTTCTTCCTGCTGTGCTCGGGGGAGTGCGGGCCCACGCTGAAGGACGCGACGTTCCTGCCGCCGTCGCCGGGGGAGTCCGAGGCGACACTGTCTGGCCGGGTGCCCCTCCGGAAGCCCGTGCTGGGCAACCTTCGGGAGGAGGCGCAGCCGGCGGCGAGGGCCGAGAGCCGGCGGCAGGCGGAGAAGGGGCTGGTGGTGGGCTCCTACACGGCCAAcaccttcttccacttcttccgtAGCGGGAGGAGGTGCACCTTCCACTTCCGCCTGCACGCCGGGGGGGCGCAGGGCGACGCCGGGGGCGCTGCCATCGGCACGGTGACCAAGGGCATGAATCACCTCAAGTTCGCCGTGGCGCACAGTCGCGTCGCCAGCGTGAAGGTCAAGGACACGGGTTTCATCGCGCCCCTTCAGGCATAG